A genomic region of Caldicellulosiruptor acetigenus contains the following coding sequences:
- a CDS encoding endo-1,4-beta-xylanase, whose protein sequence is MKGCVYGKLKRFSALILAILFLVSTLIGIGSAKVSKVSGATKKSFMEFNFENKLATPFKASGKSMVLKIDSTTAAEGSFSLLVGGRKQIDDGVLLDVTNLIDYSNEYTITLYVYHKSSKLQRFVVSSEIETKSGKENKLLCEKVVIPNSWKKLDASLNLTELKGIKKVWLKIYVPTSTTNFYIDLFTLKVFDSSHLIKFESFEDKSIAGFIPQDKKCKLSVSKEKAYQGTYSIKLQQTAKKQNTTVTLPVKGTFEKGKSYSISFYVYQPILKSLNLAIGVRFLENGKNTKEIVLGKVTVPRNKWTETFASYTPSLDSKVKDFVIFIKPLSDVSYYYLDNFTISDDGWYSAVPDLDLPSLSEKYKDYFKVGVAVPYKALTNPVDVAFIKRHFNSITAENEMKPEALEPYEGTFNFSIADEYLDFCKKNNIAIRGHTLVWHQQTPSWFFENPQTGEKLTNSEKDKKILLERLKKYIQTVVSRYKGRIYAWDVVNEAIDENQPDGFRRSDWFNILGPEYIEKAFIYAHQADPNALLFYNDYSTENPVKREYIYKLIKDLKEKGVPIHGVGLQCHISVSWPSVEEVERTIKLFSSIPGIKIHVTEIDISVAKEFGEDIDEETKRYLLIQQARKLKDLFEVFKKYKNVVTSVSFWGLKDDYSWLKGDFPLLFDKDYQPKFAFWSLIDPSVVPEE, encoded by the coding sequence ATGAAAGGTTGTGTTTATGGAAAATTGAAAAGGTTTTCGGCATTGATTTTAGCAATTTTATTTTTGGTTTCAACTTTAATTGGCATAGGAAGTGCTAAGGTTAGTAAAGTTAGCGGAGCAACAAAAAAGAGTTTTATGGAGTTTAATTTTGAAAATAAATTGGCAACTCCGTTTAAAGCATCAGGCAAGTCTATGGTTTTAAAGATTGATAGCACAACGGCAGCAGAAGGAAGCTTTTCGCTTCTTGTAGGTGGCAGGAAGCAAATAGATGATGGAGTTTTGCTTGATGTAACCAATCTTATAGATTATTCAAATGAATATACAATTACTCTATATGTTTATCACAAATCCAGCAAGCTGCAGCGTTTTGTTGTGAGTAGCGAAATTGAGACAAAAAGCGGAAAGGAAAATAAACTGCTGTGTGAAAAAGTTGTCATTCCAAACAGCTGGAAAAAACTTGATGCAAGTTTAAATTTGACTGAGCTAAAAGGAATTAAAAAAGTTTGGCTAAAGATATATGTACCAACCTCAACCACGAATTTTTACATTGACCTTTTTACACTCAAAGTTTTCGACAGCTCTCATCTCATAAAATTTGAAAGCTTTGAAGACAAGAGTATAGCAGGATTTATTCCTCAGGATAAAAAATGTAAATTATCAGTTTCAAAAGAAAAAGCTTATCAAGGTACATATAGCATAAAGCTTCAGCAGACTGCCAAAAAGCAGAATACAACTGTTACTTTGCCGGTGAAAGGTACATTTGAAAAGGGTAAAAGCTATTCAATATCTTTTTATGTATATCAGCCCATTTTAAAGAGTTTAAACTTGGCAATTGGTGTTAGGTTTTTGGAAAATGGAAAGAACACGAAAGAGATTGTGCTTGGAAAAGTAACTGTTCCAAGGAATAAGTGGACAGAAACATTTGCAAGCTATACACCTTCTTTGGATTCAAAAGTAAAAGACTTTGTGATTTTCATAAAGCCTCTTTCAGATGTTTCTTACTATTACCTTGACAACTTCACAATTTCAGATGATGGGTGGTATTCAGCTGTTCCTGATTTAGATTTGCCTTCTTTAAGTGAGAAATATAAAGACTACTTTAAAGTTGGTGTTGCTGTACCCTACAAGGCTTTGACAAATCCTGTTGATGTTGCATTCATAAAGAGACATTTTAACAGCATTACAGCAGAAAATGAGATGAAGCCAGAAGCACTTGAGCCGTATGAAGGGACTTTTAACTTTTCAATTGCTGATGAGTATTTGGATTTTTGCAAGAAGAATAATATAGCTATTCGTGGACACACTCTTGTGTGGCATCAGCAAACACCAAGCTGGTTTTTCGAAAACCCTCAGACGGGGGAGAAGCTGACAAACAGTGAAAAAGACAAGAAGATACTTTTAGAGAGGTTGAAAAAATATATTCAGACAGTTGTTTCAAGATACAAAGGCAGAATTTATGCCTGGGATGTTGTAAATGAAGCTATCGACGAAAACCAGCCTGACGGTTTTAGAAGAAGCGACTGGTTCAATATATTAGGTCCAGAGTATATCGAAAAAGCGTTCATATACGCTCATCAGGCAGACCCTAACGCTTTGCTTTTTTACAATGACTACAGCACAGAAAATCCAGTGAAGAGAGAATACATTTACAAGCTTATAAAAGACCTAAAAGAAAAAGGAGTACCCATTCATGGTGTTGGTCTTCAGTGCCATATTTCTGTGAGCTGGCCAAGCGTTGAAGAGGTTGAAAGAACCATAAAACTTTTTAGCAGCATTCCTGGTATTAAGATACATGTCACAGAAATTGATATAAGTGTGGCAAAAGAATTTGGCGAAGATATAGATGAAGAAACAAAGAGATATCTTTTGATTCAGCAGGCAAGAAAATTAAAAGACCTTTTTGAAGTTTTCAAAAAATACAAAAATGTGGTGACAAGTGTTTCTTTCTGGGGGCTTAAAGATGACTATTCATGGCTGAAAGGTGATTTTCCACTTTTGTTTGACAAGGACTATCAGCCCAAATTTGCTTTCTGGAGCTTAATAGACCCATCAGTTGTGCCAGAGGAATAA
- a CDS encoding carbohydrate ABC transporter permease, which translates to MQKDKASKLMQNIGILLFLTPALVLIGIYIIWPIAMSFNLSMFEWDGISPQKIYVGFNNWKNLLQDTIFWHAFFNNVKFIFLSIIIEMPIAILLAVLLDRGGKKFDAFKSLFYLPMLMSSVAIGVLFKYIYDPQFGLLSGILSFLHLDFLTQDWLGDPKIAFYSVVAVICWQYIPFYMIFFIAALSNIPHELYEAAKIDGATQGQYFWRIELPLLSPSIKTACILSLIGSLKYFDLIYVMTEGGPSNATELMATYMYKNAFASFKMGYGSTIASAMFMIITTAGILAYFATKKKEA; encoded by the coding sequence TTGCAAAAAGATAAGGCATCGAAATTAATGCAGAATATAGGCATATTATTATTTTTAACCCCTGCTTTGGTCCTTATTGGCATTTATATAATTTGGCCAATTGCTATGTCATTTAACCTAAGTATGTTTGAGTGGGATGGTATTTCACCACAAAAAATATATGTGGGTTTTAATAACTGGAAAAATCTTTTACAAGACACTATATTTTGGCATGCTTTTTTTAACAATGTGAAGTTTATATTCTTGTCAATAATTATTGAGATGCCAATTGCTATTTTACTGGCTGTTTTGCTTGATAGAGGAGGAAAGAAATTTGATGCATTCAAATCACTTTTTTATCTTCCAATGTTGATGTCATCTGTTGCAATTGGTGTGTTATTCAAGTATATTTACGATCCTCAATTTGGTCTTTTGAGTGGAATTTTAAGCTTTTTGCATCTCGACTTTTTAACTCAGGATTGGTTAGGTGACCCCAAAATAGCATTTTATTCTGTTGTAGCTGTTATATGTTGGCAATACATACCGTTTTATATGATATTCTTTATAGCAGCTTTATCAAATATTCCTCATGAACTTTATGAAGCTGCAAAAATAGATGGAGCGACACAGGGACAATATTTTTGGAGAATAGAACTTCCGCTTTTATCACCTTCTATTAAAACGGCTTGCATCTTGTCGTTAATTGGATCACTAAAATATTTTGATTTAATTTACGTGATGACAGAGGGTGGACCATCAAATGCAACAGAGCTTATGGCAACTTATATGTACAAAAACGCATTCGCTTCATTTAAGATGGGATATGGTAGCACTATAGCATCTGCCATGTTCATGATAATTACAACAGCAGGTATTTTGGCATATTTTGCAACTAAGAAAAAAGAAGCATAG
- a CDS encoding endonuclease III domain-containing protein: MKQDITKLASSNDISQFLYNIYNKLYEFWGPQHWWPAETKFEMVIGAILAQNISWNSVEKAICNLKRANILSIEGILQTSDEKLAELIKPAGYYNQKTKRLKEFCNFLKREFNSDLEKLFALDISSLRQVLLSQKGIGFETADSIILYGAEKPIFVVDSYTKRLFYRLGLIESEKAKYEDIQNLVMQNLELDTYIFNEFHALIVKHCKERCKSKKPMCKNCCLSAFCIYSSHGQN, translated from the coding sequence ATGAAACAAGACATTACAAAATTAGCTTCCTCTAATGACATTTCGCAATTTCTTTACAATATTTATAACAAGCTTTATGAATTTTGGGGACCACAGCACTGGTGGCCTGCTGAAACCAAATTTGAGATGGTAATAGGCGCAATCTTAGCTCAAAATATCTCTTGGAACTCCGTGGAAAAGGCTATTTGTAATCTAAAAAGAGCAAATATCCTGTCAATTGAAGGAATTTTGCAAACTTCTGATGAGAAGCTGGCTGAATTAATCAAACCTGCAGGGTATTATAACCAAAAAACCAAAAGGCTGAAGGAATTTTGTAACTTTTTAAAAAGAGAATTTAACTCTGACTTAGAAAAATTGTTTGCTCTTGATATCTCAAGTTTGAGACAGGTTTTACTTTCTCAAAAAGGTATAGGATTTGAAACAGCTGATAGCATAATTTTGTACGGTGCTGAAAAACCCATCTTTGTGGTAGACAGTTATACAAAAAGACTTTTTTATAGGCTGGGTTTAATAGAAAGTGAAAAAGCAAAATATGAAGATATACAAAACCTTGTTATGCAAAATCTAGAGTTAGATACATATATTTTTAATGAGTTTCATGCTTTAATTGTAAAACATTGTAAGGAGAGATGTAAATCCAAAAAACCGATGTGCAAGAATTGTTGCTTAAGCGCTTTTTGCATTTATTCTTCCCATGGTCAAAACTAA
- a CDS encoding ROK family transcriptional regulator, translated as MGNHSLIKQINKLLILKTILDKGVISRAKISRLVDLNKATVSNLTDELIKEGYVIEKGYGKSKGGRRPVLLQVNKDVGSIIGIDLGVDYIHIILSNFIGEIIFEEYVNLKIKEDNEKFLNIFFDLIQKAIDKAPETPKGILGIGIGVPGIVEKESGVVLVAPNLKWSNVPLKDIVKQRFNLPVYIDNEANAGALGEKWFGEWGKVTDLIYLSVGIGLGAGIIIDNKLFRGAAGFAGEVGHTTINFQDDVCSCGNIGCLENFASERALLSVIKKLVKEGAEDRYISCENVDEITPSQVIQAAKDGSRVCRMAVLEVAEKMGIGVANLVNIFNPEIVIIGNKASFFGDLFIEKLREVVNQRSFIAQFYNLKIEVSKLKDRAVVLGCIAMVISDMLSFPEYA; from the coding sequence ATGGGGAATCATTCGCTGATAAAGCAGATAAATAAGCTTTTGATTCTGAAAACAATTTTAGATAAAGGGGTAATTTCACGTGCGAAAATTTCAAGACTTGTAGATTTAAATAAAGCTACTGTTTCTAATTTGACTGATGAATTAATAAAGGAAGGTTATGTTATAGAAAAGGGTTATGGAAAATCGAAAGGTGGCAGAAGGCCAGTACTTTTACAAGTTAACAAGGATGTTGGTTCAATAATTGGTATAGATTTAGGAGTTGATTACATTCATATAATACTTTCTAATTTTATAGGTGAGATTATTTTTGAAGAGTATGTAAATTTAAAGATTAAAGAGGATAATGAAAAATTTTTAAATATTTTCTTTGATTTAATACAAAAGGCAATAGACAAAGCCCCAGAGACTCCAAAAGGCATCCTTGGAATAGGTATAGGAGTACCGGGAATTGTAGAGAAAGAGTCTGGAGTTGTACTTGTTGCACCAAATCTTAAATGGAGCAATGTACCTTTAAAAGACATAGTTAAGCAAAGATTCAACCTCCCTGTTTATATTGACAACGAAGCAAATGCAGGAGCGCTGGGCGAAAAGTGGTTTGGAGAGTGGGGAAAAGTTACTGATTTGATTTATTTGAGTGTTGGAATTGGACTTGGTGCGGGAATTATTATCGACAACAAACTTTTCAGAGGTGCTGCAGGATTTGCAGGTGAGGTTGGACACACCACTATCAACTTTCAGGACGATGTTTGTAGCTGTGGTAACATCGGCTGTCTTGAGAACTTTGCATCTGAGAGGGCACTTTTGAGTGTTATCAAAAAACTTGTAAAAGAAGGAGCAGAAGATAGGTATATAAGCTGTGAAAATGTAGATGAAATCACTCCTTCTCAGGTAATACAAGCAGCAAAGGATGGAAGCAGAGTTTGCAGGATGGCTGTACTTGAGGTTGCTGAAAAGATGGGGATAGGCGTGGCAAATCTTGTAAACATTTTTAATCCTGAAATAGTAATTATAGGTAACAAGGCATCATTTTTTGGTGATTTGTTTATAGAAAAATTAAGGGAAGTGGTTAACCAAAGATCCTTTATCGCCCAGTTTTATAATCTTAAAATTGAAGTTTCAAAGCTAAAGGACAGAGCTGTGGTTTTGGGGTGCATAGCAATGGTAATCTCTGATATGCTTTCTTTTCCAGAGTATGCATGA
- a CDS encoding extracellular solute-binding protein: MKRFGRIVAVVTLVVFVLSLVLVFSPSEKAFSSAGSTKKIVFWHITTDAVGKQMIQNQVNRFMKANPGFKVEVVPLQNDSFKTKLKIAMGSNQAPDVFVTWGGGPFFEYVRAGKVKDITAYMNEKGYKNRFIDAAFGPITYNNKIWAVPVEGAGVALIWYNKEIFKKYNLKVPTTYDEFLNIVKTLKAKGITPITLANKTKWPGCEWYWYLVDRLGGPSVFEKAAERTGGSFADPTFIKAGEMLQDLVKMGAFVKGFNGLDWDTGQSRMLLYSGKAAMELMGTWQIPIMKAENKKFYENNLDFFPFPAIKGGKGDPSNLIGMASSNYYAVTTTCKYPKEAFNMIQYLIDDQAVKERINYGQIPPVKGLKFTDPMLQKVYNIIAKAKSVQLWWDQYLPPQLAETHKDIVQSLFGLTITPKAAAEKMEKAAKDYFKK; the protein is encoded by the coding sequence GTGAAGAGGTTTGGAAGAATTGTGGCAGTGGTGACTTTGGTTGTTTTCGTGTTGAGCTTAGTTTTAGTTTTCTCACCATCTGAAAAGGCTTTCAGCTCAGCAGGTAGCACAAAGAAGATTGTATTTTGGCACATCACAACTGATGCTGTCGGTAAACAGATGATTCAGAACCAGGTAAATCGCTTTATGAAGGCAAATCCTGGTTTCAAGGTTGAAGTTGTTCCTCTTCAGAACGACTCTTTTAAGACAAAGCTTAAGATTGCTATGGGTTCAAACCAGGCACCAGACGTGTTTGTTACATGGGGTGGAGGACCATTCTTTGAATATGTAAGAGCTGGTAAGGTAAAAGATATCACTGCTTACATGAACGAAAAAGGTTATAAGAACAGATTTATTGATGCGGCATTTGGTCCAATTACTTACAATAACAAAATATGGGCTGTTCCAGTTGAAGGTGCAGGTGTTGCTTTAATTTGGTATAATAAAGAAATTTTCAAAAAATATAATTTAAAAGTTCCAACAACATATGATGAATTTTTGAATATTGTAAAAACACTTAAAGCAAAAGGAATAACACCGATTACGCTTGCAAACAAAACAAAATGGCCAGGGTGTGAATGGTATTGGTATTTAGTTGACAGACTTGGTGGTCCTTCAGTATTTGAAAAAGCAGCTGAAAGAACTGGAGGAAGTTTTGCTGACCCAACATTCATAAAAGCAGGAGAAATGCTGCAAGATTTGGTCAAGATGGGTGCATTTGTAAAAGGATTTAATGGACTTGACTGGGACACAGGACAATCAAGAATGCTCTTGTATTCTGGCAAAGCTGCAATGGAATTAATGGGAACATGGCAAATACCTATTATGAAGGCAGAAAATAAAAAATTCTATGAAAATAATCTTGATTTCTTCCCATTCCCAGCTATAAAAGGTGGAAAAGGTGACCCAAGCAACCTAATTGGTATGGCTTCTTCAAACTATTATGCAGTAACAACCACATGTAAGTATCCAAAAGAAGCGTTTAATATGATTCAGTATTTGATTGATGATCAGGCAGTTAAAGAGAGAATTAATTATGGTCAGATACCACCTGTAAAAGGATTGAAGTTTACTGATCCAATGCTGCAGAAAGTTTACAATATTATTGCAAAAGCAAAAAGTGTTCAACTTTGGTGGGATCAATATCTACCACCTCAACTTGCAGAGACTCATAAAGATATTGTACAGTCCCTATTTGGTTTGACGATTACACCAAAGGCCGCTGCTGAAAAGATGGAAAAAGCAGCAAAGGATTATTTCAAGAAATAA
- a CDS encoding carbohydrate ABC transporter permease, whose protein sequence is MSSAKEIKKWYFIFLAVWTLIADIPFLFMLFTSIKTQTELLMGNTWQVPKNPTIGNYSTVLHGSFFYYLKNSVIAVSISVVLILIVSSMAAYIFARMKFALNNILYSLIIAGMAIPIHVTLIPIYILTNKIKLYDTIFALIGPYVALSLPMSIFILTEFMREIPIELEEAAKIDGCSMFRLYYNIILPLSRPALITVGIYNGTYLWNEFVFALVLTSSPEKRTLPLGIWDFQARYGSDIPAIMAFLTLSLLPMLIAYILGQDKIIKGMMAGAVKG, encoded by the coding sequence ATGAGTTCAGCAAAAGAAATAAAAAAGTGGTATTTTATATTTTTAGCTGTTTGGACATTGATTGCAGATATACCTTTTTTGTTTATGCTTTTTACGTCTATAAAAACTCAAACGGAACTCTTAATGGGGAATACGTGGCAGGTTCCAAAAAACCCTACTATTGGAAATTATTCTACTGTTCTTCATGGAAGTTTCTTTTACTACTTAAAAAATAGTGTTATTGCTGTTTCAATTTCTGTTGTGTTAATTTTGATTGTATCATCTATGGCAGCATATATATTTGCACGAATGAAGTTTGCTTTAAATAATATCTTGTATTCTCTTATAATTGCAGGAATGGCAATTCCCATACATGTGACTCTCATCCCGATATATATTCTTACAAACAAGATAAAACTTTATGATACAATTTTTGCATTGATTGGACCATATGTGGCTCTAAGTCTTCCGATGTCAATATTTATTCTTACAGAGTTTATGCGTGAGATTCCGATAGAACTCGAGGAAGCTGCCAAAATAGACGGATGTTCTATGTTTAGATTGTATTATAACATAATTCTTCCCCTTTCAAGACCTGCATTGATTACAGTTGGAATATATAATGGAACGTATCTGTGGAATGAGTTTGTATTTGCTCTTGTTTTGACAAGTTCCCCTGAAAAGAGAACATTACCACTTGGCATTTGGGACTTCCAAGCAAGATATGGTTCAGATATTCCAGCTATAATGGCATTTTTGACACTATCTTTACTTCCAATGTTAATTGCTTATATCTTGGGACAGGATAAGATAATTAAAGGAATGATGGCTGGAGCAGTGAAAGGTTAA
- a CDS encoding bifunctional phosphoglucose/phosphomannose isomerase, translating to MLDNLETIAQNDPSGMFEAVYNLPEQIQKAYEIGKNISVNVKAEDIDKVVITGLGGSAIGGNLLRVFVLDKCKIPVIVNRDYVLPAYVDSKTLVIASSYSGNTEETLSAYQDAKAKGAKIIAITTGGKLKEFAEKDGFDVITIPSGLQPRAALGYSFIPLLMLFVKLGLIEPVDDQIEETVKVLSDLRERYKPEVPEEKNLAKRLTLKLWNKLPIIYGISGTTEVIAERWKGQICENSKSPAYFNVFSELNHNEIVGTESPKHILGLFEIVMLHDTEDHKRNAIRMDITKDLIKGVVSGVNDIYSIGNSRLARMFSLIYLGDYVSLYLATLYQNDPTPVKKIDILKNKLAEIKD from the coding sequence ATGCTTGATAATTTAGAGACAATTGCACAGAATGACCCAAGCGGTATGTTTGAAGCAGTGTATAATCTTCCTGAGCAAATTCAAAAAGCGTACGAGATAGGCAAAAATATTAGCGTGAATGTAAAAGCAGAGGATATAGATAAGGTTGTGATTACAGGTCTTGGCGGTTCAGCAATAGGTGGGAACCTTTTGAGAGTATTTGTCCTTGACAAGTGCAAAATTCCAGTGATTGTTAACAGAGACTATGTACTTCCAGCTTATGTTGACTCTAAAACTCTTGTCATAGCGTCCAGCTACTCAGGTAACACCGAAGAGACACTTTCTGCATACCAGGATGCAAAGGCAAAAGGAGCAAAAATCATTGCAATCACAACAGGCGGAAAGTTAAAAGAGTTTGCCGAAAAAGATGGATTTGATGTAATCACAATTCCAAGCGGACTTCAGCCAAGAGCTGCACTTGGATACTCATTCATTCCACTCTTGATGCTGTTTGTTAAACTTGGGCTGATTGAACCTGTTGATGACCAGATAGAAGAAACAGTAAAGGTTCTAAGTGACCTGAGAGAAAGATATAAACCAGAAGTGCCTGAAGAGAAAAACCTTGCAAAGAGACTTACACTAAAACTTTGGAACAAGCTCCCAATCATATATGGAATTAGTGGAACCACAGAGGTCATTGCAGAGAGATGGAAGGGGCAGATTTGTGAAAATTCAAAGTCACCAGCATATTTCAATGTATTTTCAGAACTCAACCACAACGAGATAGTTGGAACTGAGTCGCCAAAGCATATTCTTGGACTTTTTGAAATTGTAATGCTCCATGACACAGAAGACCACAAGAGAAATGCAATCAGAATGGATATTACAAAAGACCTTATAAAGGGTGTTGTGTCTGGAGTAAATGATATATACTCAATCGGAAATTCAAGACTTGCAAGAATGTTTTCTCTAATCTACTTAGGCGACTATGTATCACTTTATCTCGCAACACTTTACCAAAATGACCCAACTCCTGTGAAAAAGATTGATATTTTGAAGAACAAACTTGCAGAGATTAAAGACTAA